The region CCGCTGCTTCGAGCCGTACGGCAGACGGATCGAGGAGTACGGCGTCGCCAGCCGGTTCGTCTCGGCGCGCTGCGAGGACGAGGTGGTGCGGCTGTTGGCGCGTACCCGGGAACAGGCGCTCGCCGACGGGCCGGACCGCTTCTCGGCATGGCAGAACGCGGCGGTGATCGCCGGCGCGGAGCGCTACTACCGGGCGATGGTGGCCGGTGGTCCGCAGTCCTGGAACGTCCGGGACACGCACATGGCGGACACGCTGGAGCGGCTGCTGGACTACTACGGCCCGGACGCGAAGGCCGTGGTGTGGGCGCACAACACGCACGTCGGGGATGCCCGGGCCACCGACATGACCGACGACGGGATGGTCAACATCGGTCAGTTGGCCCGGGAACGGTACGGCGACGAAGAGGTCGTGCTGGTCGGGTTCGGCAGCTACCAGGGCAACGTGATCGCCGGACCGCGCTGGGGTGCCCCCTGGGAGTCGATGGTGGTGCCGCCGGCCCGCTCCGGCTCCCTGGAACACCAACTGCACGGACTGCTGCCCGAACGGGCGTTGGTCCTCTTCGACGACGGCGAGCAGCCCGACTGGGCCACCGAGACCCTCGACCACCGGGCGATCGGCGTGGTCTACGACCCGTCGTTCGAGAAGTGGGGCAACTACGTGCCGACCCGGTTGGCGCAACGCTACGACGCGTTCGTCTGGTGCGATCGGACCAGTGCGCTGAATCCGCTGCCCGCGGCCCCGGTCCCCGGCGAGCTGGAGACCTACCCGGCGGGGGTGTGACGCCTAGCGCCTTCCAACACGGCGCTCGTCCCATCGGCGCTCGTCCCAGACCGGTTCGGGGTGCTCGTAGACCCGCCCGTCCGCGCCGAAGATCAGGAACCGGTCGAAGTCGGCGGCGAACCAGCGGTCGTGGGTCACCGCGAGCACCGTCCCCTCGAATGCGGCCAGGCCCTGCTGTAGCGCCTCCGCGCTGGCCAGATCGAGGTTGTCGGTCGGCTCGTCGAGCAGCAGCAGGGTCGCGCCGGAGAGTTCCAGCAGCAGGATCTGCAACCGGGCCTGCTGGCCACCGGAAAGCGTCTCGAACGGCTGCCGCCCAGCCGGCCCCAGCTCGTACCGGGCCAGCGCAGACATCGCCTCGTTCCGGGTGCACGCGTGTGTGCTCATCACGATCTCGGCCGTCGTACGACCGTGCAGGTCGGGGCGGGTGTGCGTCTGGACGAAGTGGCCGGGGACCACCCGTGCGCCGAGCCGGGCCTCGCCCTGATGCGCCACCGCCGGTGGCCTGTCCCCGCCCAACTGGGCGAGGAGACCGAGGAAGGTGGACTTGCCCGAGCCGTTGGCCCCGAGCACCGCGACCCGCTCGCCGTACCAGATCTCGGTGTCGAAGGGGTGCATCAGCCCGGTCAGCTCCAGTGCCTGGCAGAGCACCGCCCGTTTGCCGGTCCGGCCGCCGTGCAGGCGCATCCGGACGTTCTGTTCCTTCGGTGGCCGTTCGGGCGGCCCGGCCGCCTCGAAGCGGTGCAGCCGGGACTGGGCGGCGCGGTAGGCGGAGGCCATCGAGTCGTTGTTGGTGGCGCTCTGCCGCAGGGTGTGCACGAGCTGCCGGAGCCGGGTGTGCTCGTCCTCCCAGCGGCGGCGCAGCTCGTCCAGCCGGTCGATGCGGTCCGCACGGGCCTGGGCGTACGTCGCGTAGCCACCCCCGTGCACCCAGACGGTACGGGACTCGACGGTGACGATCCG is a window of Micromonospora polyrhachis DNA encoding:
- a CDS encoding ABC-F family ATP-binding cassette domain-containing protein, with the translated sequence MGHIEVSELTHLLPDGRPLLDAVSFRIGEGGKAALVGPNGAGKTTLLRLICGDLHPGSGQVRHAGGLGVMRQFIGGVRDDRTIADLLLSVAPDRIRASAAELRRVERALADAPEDESTQLAYAQALTDHTDAGGYDIEVVWDSCTTAALALDFDQARDRPVNTLSGGEQKRLALEALLRGPDRILLLDEPDNYLDVPGKQWLEEQLLASRKTVLLVSHDRQLIATVADRIVTVESRTVWVHGGGYATYAQARADRIDRLDELRRRWEDEHTRLRQLVHTLRQSATNNDSMASAYRAAQSRLHRFEAAGPPERPPKEQNVRMRLHGGRTGKRAVLCQALELTGLMHPFDTEIWYGERVAVLGANGSGKSTFLGLLAQLGGDRPPAVAHQGEARLGARVVPGHFVQTHTRPDLHGRTTAEIVMSTHACTRNEAMSALARYELGPAGRQPFETLSGGQQARLQILLLELSGATLLLLDEPTDNLDLASAEALQQGLAAFEGTVLAVTHDRWFAADFDRFLIFGADGRVYEHPEPVWDERRWDERRVGRR
- a CDS encoding erythromycin esterase family protein gives rise to the protein MVVHRLGGPGDFDPLLERVGSARVVMLGEASHGTHDYYRLREQLTRRLIAEQGFSFVAVEGDWPDCDRVHRSVTAMPGGMVDPLAALGRYDRWPTWMWANGEVARFCMWLRAWNLEQAEPVRAGFHGLDVYSLWESMQAIFDYLGEEEPATLEAAQEAYRCFEPYGRRIEEYGVASRFVSARCEDEVVRLLARTREQALADGPDRFSAWQNAAVIAGAERYYRAMVAGGPQSWNVRDTHMADTLERLLDYYGPDAKAVVWAHNTHVGDARATDMTDDGMVNIGQLARERYGDEEVVLVGFGSYQGNVIAGPRWGAPWESMVVPPARSGSLEHQLHGLLPERALVLFDDGEQPDWATETLDHRAIGVVYDPSFEKWGNYVPTRLAQRYDAFVWCDRTSALNPLPAAPVPGELETYPAGV